One window from the genome of Marinilabiliales bacterium encodes:
- a CDS encoding creatininase family protein, with translation MRLSAFLLLLAVFSAGAQNLPVKWEELVTSDWDEALKKSGYTCILPMGVLEKHGPHAPMGSDIIHAREWAERAANIEYAVVFPEFIYGQVYEAMHQPGTFTIPSDLMWSLLQATVDEIARNGFKRILILNGHGGNNNFIRYFLQAQLEKRRDFAVYLHTPSADPEINEKIRQMRKSDPSYDGHAGERETSTLLYLRPDLVLQERADDESGKNQARLNLPDLYTGIWWYASYPNHYAGEGSAGSYELGKLITDHQVETIVRNLRVIKNDEKTLELQNEFYDRVEKGFR, from the coding sequence ATGAGACTATCAGCGTTTTTACTGCTTCTGGCTGTATTTTCAGCAGGAGCCCAGAACCTGCCTGTAAAATGGGAGGAGCTTGTTACCAGTGACTGGGATGAAGCTCTTAAAAAATCAGGGTATACATGTATCCTGCCGATGGGAGTACTCGAGAAGCACGGTCCGCATGCACCTATGGGCTCTGACATAATTCACGCTCGTGAATGGGCCGAACGTGCTGCAAATATCGAATATGCCGTCGTATTCCCCGAGTTCATTTACGGACAGGTCTATGAGGCCATGCATCAGCCCGGAACATTCACCATTCCAAGCGATCTTATGTGGTCGCTTCTCCAGGCAACGGTCGACGAGATAGCCCGGAACGGGTTTAAGAGGATCCTGATACTTAACGGTCACGGAGGCAATAATAATTTTATAAGGTACTTTTTGCAGGCCCAGCTTGAAAAAAGACGCGATTTTGCTGTTTACCTGCACACACCCTCTGCTGATCCTGAAATCAATGAAAAGATAAGGCAGATGCGCAAATCAGACCCCTCATATGACGGACATGCAGGGGAGCGTGAGACTTCAACGCTTCTCTACCTTCGTCCTGATCTTGTGCTGCAGGAACGTGCTGATGATGAATCGGGTAAGAACCAGGCAAGACTGAACCTGCCTGACCTGTATACAGGGATATGGTGGTATGCCAGCTATCCAAATCATTACGCCGGGGAAGGGTCTGCCGGATCCTATGAGCTGGGTAAGCTCATTACAGATCACCAGGTTGAAACCATTGTAAGAAATCTGAGGGTTATAAAAAATGATGAAAAAACCCTTGAGCTTCAGAATGAGTTTTATGACAGGGTTGAAAAGGGATTCAGATAA